From the Desulfovibrio sp. genome, the window ACCCGGCGAACCGGTTTTCATGGCCCCCATGTCTGACGAGCAATCGTCCACAAGGTTCTGCACGTTAAAGTCCAGCTTGCGGAACCATGCCTCGTACATGACCAGACAATCCGTAGCCACGTTGGTGCTGAGCCGCGCCCGCAGGCGCACCTCGCCGATGCCGTTGAACACCTTGACCATGCCCATATCCCTGATGCCGCGCTCCTGCGCCGCCTTGGGGTGGATGTAGACATATGGCTCGGGATAGAAGTTTTCCATCCAGTCCAGGTTGATAAACTGGGAGTGCAGGCCAAACTGCACATGCGGAGTCAGCAGCCGGAACGGCCCGTTGGCCTTGCGCCCTTCCACAAATTCGGGCAGGGCCTTGAAGCCGTTTTTGGCGCAAAGGTCGGACTTGAACTCGTACTTGCCCGAGGGAGTCTTGAAGGTGCCTTCCGGCCATGCGGCAGATGATTTGCGCTTGGCCTTGACCGGCCCCTGACGCAGCGCCTCCCAGCTCGGGATGCCAAACAGGTCGTAAATGCCCTTGTTGCATTCCTTTGCCATCCATTCCTTGCCGTCCACTTCCTGCGGAAAGGTGCACGACCCGGCTTCCTTGCGGTTCATGGCGCGGGAGAGGGCCGCAGCGATTTCGATGTTCGACCGCGCCTCGTGCATGGGCTTGATGGCCTGCTCGTTGAGCGAAAGCCAGTAGTGCCAGTAAGATACGTTTATCGTCCATTCCTCAAAAAGCGTTGTCACCGGCAACACGATGTCGGAATGGCGCACGGTTTCCGTAAAGAACTGCTCAACGGAGACAACCATATCCAGCTTCTTGAAGGCCCGTTCCAGCTTGTTGCGGTCAAAATCCTGCGCAAAAGGATTTTTGCAGGATATCCAGAGCATTTTCAGCTCGGGATCTTTGGCATCCAGAATTTCCTGGGCAATCCTGTTGATGTTCAGCGAGCGGTCGGTGTAGGCGGCCTTCTCCCCGCCGCCAAAGTCAAACTCGCCCTTGGGGCCGCCGCCGCCCACAAAACCATTGGAGCCTGCGGGGCGCTGCTGCGTCATGGCGTGATAGTTGAACCCCCAGGTTTGCAAATGCCCGTAGCGAGCGCCGCCGCCCTCAACACCCACGTTGCCTGTCATGGCCACAAAGGCATCCACGGCGCGCACCATGGCCCCGCCGTTGGTGTGGCGCTGCATGCCGTAGCCAATCCACACCGTCGCGGGGTGGGCCGAAGCAAATTCTTCTGTCACCGCGCGGATTTCATGGGCGGGTACGCCAGAAACCTGCGCCGCCCACTCCACGGTGACGTTGGCCCGCAGATAGGCCGCAAATTCATCAAAACCCACGGCCCGGTTTTTGACAAAATCCTGATCTACAAGGCCGGCATCCAGCAGATGCCGGGCCATGCCGAGCGCAAGCGCCCCATCGCCGCCCGCGCGCACCTGCCAGTACACATCCCCCTTGGC encodes:
- a CDS encoding molybdopterin-dependent oxidoreductase gives rise to the protein MHKSDCSKERRGFLKGLLATGAAGALGGVSGSLLLPARSEAKPFDPSAYQVFRNACPRNCYDTCSIKTYVKDGIVQFVEGAPESTFTHGALCVKGYSYPRRVYSPDRIKYPMIQEGRGSGNWRRISWDEAMDRISDKILELKKKDGNLLGLGLTKYSGNFGITNYGVEGMMSSLGYTSRFVGTPCWPAGIDAQNYDFGDMWCNDPEDMVKAKYIIVWGANPAWCSMHSMKYIYEARQKGAKVVVIDPIFTQTAAKGDVYWQVRAGGDGALALGMARHLLDAGLVDQDFVKNRAVGFDEFAAYLRANVTVEWAAQVSGVPAHEIRAVTEEFASAHPATVWIGYGMQRHTNGGAMVRAVDAFVAMTGNVGVEGGGARYGHLQTWGFNYHAMTQQRPAGSNGFVGGGGPKGEFDFGGGEKAAYTDRSLNINRIAQEILDAKDPELKMLWISCKNPFAQDFDRNKLERAFKKLDMVVSVEQFFTETVRHSDIVLPVTTLFEEWTINVSYWHYWLSLNEQAIKPMHEARSNIEIAAALSRAMNRKEAGSCTFPQEVDGKEWMAKECNKGIYDLFGIPSWEALRQGPVKAKRKSSAAWPEGTFKTPSGKYEFKSDLCAKNGFKALPEFVEGRKANGPFRLLTPHVQFGLHSQFINLDWMENFYPEPYVYIHPKAAQERGIRDMGMVKVFNGIGEVRLRARLSTNVATDCLVMYEAWFRKLDFNVQNLVDDCSSDMGAMKTGSPGVAIHDQFADVIAVSGGLA